A stretch of the Uranotaenia lowii strain MFRU-FL chromosome 3, ASM2978415v1, whole genome shotgun sequence genome encodes the following:
- the LOC129757594 gene encoding vanin-like protein 1 yields the protein MVKEILIIICFSVAISVQQSDPNADHYWAGVVEFSIEDRSVKTPAEYTAEALDRYKRIINSVDANPVDIIVFPEYGLNTIETASFVPSPSDNLAPCNHLMYDPIVRDLSCIARQRQKYLVVNLIETSHCPESYDWRDCAEDGLYRFNTNVVFDRDGFVIARYRKSNLYGERGVNVTHSHETVTFDTDFGVRMGLITSFDILFGQPAASLGQLTDVTDIVFPAEWFSGLPFLTAAQLQQGWAYRHNVNLLAAGISSPEAGSTGTGVYAGRRGRIVSVMNYQAEEKLYIAQVPKIDRPSATISRHPVIKYTPAQMSKLALLRDQIDSYEYADLPRVSNANFNQTLCQKDICCNFTADYTFTNPQQGQKFYRYRLAVASGMRRFGESAGESVVKVCTILACTGDALSSCGTHFDDATNLVNTVRFNSIEIEGTFQGETFDFMLLPSTLDSSILPLEVDEFDFNIEDDGSNHQRTNLKMTKPRSDLYTFGIWGREYSFFVSKGIPIVVSYFLITVSVLLKILF from the exons ATGGTCaaagaaattttgatcataatttgtttttcggttGCCATAAGTGTACAG CAATCTGATCCAAATGCAGACCACTACTGGGCAGGTGTTGTGGAGTTTAGCATAGAAGATCGATCGGTTAAAACTCCTGCCGAATACACTGCTGAAGCCTTGGATCGTTACAAACGAATCATCAACTCGGTCGATGCGAACCCGGTTGATATAATAGTGTTTCCAGAATACGGTCTCAACACCATTGAGACGGCTTCTTTCGTGCCCAGCCCTAGTGACAATCTAGCCCCTTGCAACCATCTTATGTACGACCCGATCGTTCGGGATCTATCCTGTATAGCTCGACAACGTCAGAAATATCTGGTAGTAAACTTAATCGAAACATCTCACTGCCCCGAGAGTTATGATTGGCGTGACTGTGCAGAGGATGGTCTTTATCGGTTCAATACAAACGTAGTGTTCGATCGAGATGGGTTCGTCATAGCTCGTTATCGGAAATCTAATCTTTATGGGGAGCGAGGTGTTAATGTGACGCATTCCCATGAAACGGTTACTTTCGACACTGACTTTGGTGTTCGTATGGGGCTGATAACTAGTTTTGATATTCTTTTTGGACAACCGGCTGCAAGTTTGGGCCAGCTAACTGACGTCACCGATATTGTGTTTCCGGCGGAATGGTTTTCTGGGCTTCCATTTTTGACAGCTGCTCAGCTGCAACAAGGATGGGCTTATCGACATAATGTCAATTTGCTGGCAGCCGGTATTAGTTCTCCGGAAGCAGGAAGCACTGGAACTGGCGTTTATGCTGGCAGGCGAGGAAGAATCGTTTCGGTTATGAATTATCAGGCTGAAGA aaaactgtaCATCGCCCAAGTGCCAAAAATCGATCGTCCCTCGGCAACCATCAGTCGACACCCCGTCATAAAATACACACCAGCACAAATGTCCAAACTGGCTCTCCTCAGGGATCAGATCGATTCCTACGAGTATGCCGATCTTCCCCGGGTATCAAACGCTAACTTCAATCAGACGCTTTGTCAGAAGGATATTTGCTGCAACTTTACCGCAGATTATACCTTCACAAATCCTCAGCAGGGTCAG aaattctATCGCTACCGCTTAGCTGTGGCTTCCGGGATGCGTCGATTCGGGGAATCCGCTGGGGAAAGTGTCGTAAAGGTTTGTACCATTTTGGCTTGCACTGGTGATGCCCTCAGCAGCTGTGGAACTCACTTTGATGATGCTACGAATCTGGTCAATACAGTACGCTTCAACTCGATTGAAATAGAAGGAACGTTCCAGGGAGAAACGTTCGATTTTATGTTGCTTCCGAGTACGCTTGATTCCAGCATTTTGCCACTAGAGGTggatgaatttgatttcaacatCGAGGATGATGG aTCAAATCATCAgaggacaaatttgaaaatgactAAACCCCGATCGGATTTGTATACTTTTGGAATATGGGGTAGAGAGTATTCTTTTTTTGTCAGTAAGGGAATTCCAATCGTTGTTAGTTACTTCTTAATCACGGTTtctgttttgttaaaaattctgttttaa